The following proteins come from a genomic window of Pseudochaenichthys georgianus chromosome 17, fPseGeo1.2, whole genome shotgun sequence:
- the slc7a8b gene encoding large neutral amino acids transporter small subunit 2, with amino-acid sequence MTEGPRKRGSSGGGDSHSEPADTQPGAAKDAEGSGVALKKEIGLVSACAIIIGNIIGSGIFVSPKGVLENASSVGVAIIVWVTTGVITAISALCYAELGVTIPKSGGDYSYVKEIFGGLAGFLRLWLALLVIYPTNQAVIALTFSNYVLQPLFPSCLPPDSGLRLLAAVCLLLLTWVNCHSVRWATCVQDIFTAGKLLALGLIIIMGIVQICKGHYYWLEPEHAFETFRDYSVGQIALSFLQGSFAYGGWNFLNYVTEELVDPYRNLPLAIFISIPIVTFVYVFANIAYITAMSPQELLASNAVAVTFGEKLLGVMSWIMPISVALSTFGGVNGSLFTSSRLFFAGAREGHLPRLLAMIHVKRCTPIPALLFTLISTLLMLCTSDIYTLVNYVGFINYLFYGVTVAGQIVLRFKEPDMYRPIKVSLMWPVIYLLFWAFLIVFSLYSEPVVCGVGLAIMMTGVPVYFLGVYWEKKPQCVDSLMGKFTHLCQKLCSVVNPDMGDKVEPQGSPKEDGDKEDRGSPLTAES; translated from the exons ATGACCGAGGGTCCGAGGAAGCGGGGCAGCAGCGGCGGCGGGGACAGTCACTCTGAGCCCGCAGACACACAGCCGGGAGCCGCGAAAGATGCAGAGGGCTCCGGGGTGGCTCTGAAGAAAGAAATCGGCCTGGTCAGCGCCTGTGCCATCATAATCG GCAACATAATTGGATCAGGGATCTTTGTGAGTCCTAAGGGGGTTCTGGAGAACGCTAGCTCTGTGGGCGTGGCCATCATCGTATGGGTTACCACCGGAGTTATCACCGCCATCAGCGCCCTCTGCTACGCTGAGTTAGGCGTGACCATCCCCAAGTCGGGGGGAGACTACTCCTATGTCAAGGAAATCTTTGGAGGACTGGCTGG GTTCCTGCGACTGTGGCTTGCTCTGCTGGTGATCTACCCCACCAACCAGGCTGTGATCGCTCTCACCTTCTCCAACTACGtcctgcagcctctcttcccctcctgcCTCCCCCCAGACAGCGGCCTCCGCCTGCTGGCTGCGGTTTGCCTGC TGTTGTTGACATGGGTGAACTGCCACAGTGTGCGCTGGGCCACATGTGTCCAAGACATCTTCACTGCTGGCAAGCTTTTGGCCCTTGGTCTCATCATAATCATGGGAATCGTCCAAATATGCAAAG GTCACTATTACTGGTTGGAGCCAGAACACGCCTTCGAGACGTTCAGAGACTACAGTGTGGGTCAGATAGCTCTGTCCTTCCTACAAGGATCCTTCGCTTATGGAGGCTGGAACTTCCTCAACTACGTCACAGAGGAGTTGGTTGACCCGTACAG GAATCTCCCTCTTGCGATCTTCATCTCTATCCCCATCGTCACCTTCGTTTACGTGTTCGCCAACATAGCCTACATCACCGCCATGAGCCCGCAGGAGCTGCTGGCCTCAAATGCTGTGGCAGTG ACTTTTGGAGAGAAGTTGCTCGGTGTAATGTCATGGATCATGCCCATCTCTGTGGCTCTCTCCACCTTCGGGGGGGTCAACGGCTCCCTCTTCACATCGTCACG GCTGTTTTTTGCCGGAGCGAGGGAAGGCCATCTCCCACGTCTGCTGGCCATGATTCACGTCAAACGCTGCACCCCCATCCCTGCCTTACTCTTCACT TTGATCTCCACCCTGCTGATGTTGTGCACCAGTGACATTTACACCCTCGTAAACTACGTGGGCTTCATCAACTACCTCTTCTATGGCGTCACCGTCGCCGGGCAGATCGTCCTGCGCTTTAAAGAGCCCGATATGTATCGACCCATTAAG GTGAGTCTGATGTGGCCGGTGATCTACCTGCTGTTCTGGGCCTTCCTGATAGTCTTCTCCCTCTACTCTGAGCCGGTTGTCTGCGGCGTTGGCCTGGCCATAATGATGACCGGCGTCCCTGTCTATTTCCTGGGAGTCTACTGGGAAAAGAAGCCACAGTGTGTTGATAGTTTGATGG GTAAATTTACTCATCTGTGCCAAAAGCTTTGTTCGGTGGTCAATCCGGACATGGGGGACAAGGTGGAGCCCCAAGGGTCTCCAAAAGAAGATGGAGATAAGGAAGATAGAGGAAGCCCTCTGACAGCTGAATCTTGA